Proteins encoded in a region of the Triplophysa rosa linkage group LG14, Trosa_1v2, whole genome shotgun sequence genome:
- the LOC130565096 gene encoding olfactory receptor 6N1-like, with translation MQLPLDNTSSVLVFTLSGLNETMENRYVFFSLTALYYPLIVFCNVIVIYVIISYRKLHEPMYVFICNLCMNALFGTAGFYPKFMYDLLCEYHVISYAGCLIQIFVIYSSALCDLSTLTVMAYDRYVAICRPLEYHAKMTKQRVLQCILFCWLAPFCCMSVLIALTSRLTLCGSSIEKLYCENWAIAKRSCFSNTVNNVFGYIVLLVYFAHAVLIFSSYIHLIGKCRKSMEGRHKFIQTCVPHLLALINVTLALLFDVLYSRYGSKSLPQGVRNFMALEFLLIPPILNPVIYGLNLTALRKQVMRVFLKKTSGNI, from the coding sequence ATGCAGCTACCACTGGACAACACTTCTAGTGTCTTAGTTTTCACACTCTCTGGCCTGAATGAAACGATGGAAAACAGATATGTGTTTTTTTCCTTGACAGCATTGTATTATCCATTGATTGTGTTCTGTAATGTTATTGTAATTTATGTTATAATCTCATATAGGAAGCTACATGAGCCAATGTatgtgttcatttgtaatttGTGTATGAATGCACTTTTTGGCACTGCTGGATTCTACCCTAAATTCATGTATGATTTATTATGTGAATACCATGTCatttcatatgctggttgtctGATTCagatatttgtcatttattcatctgCTTTGTGTGACTTATCAACATTAACAGTGATGGCATATGACAGGTATGTGGCAATATGTAGACCGCTGGAGTATCATGCAAAAATGACCAAGCAAAGGGTTCTTCAGTGTATCTTGTTTTGCTGGCTGGCTCCATTTTGTTGTATGTCTGTTCTTATTGCATTAACATCAAGACTCACCTTATGTGGCTCGAGTATTGAAAAGCTATATTGTGAAAATTGGGCCATTGCAAAACGTTCTTGTTTTTCTAACACTGTAAATAATGTGTTTGGGTACATTGTACTTCTTGTATACTTTGCTCATGCAGTATTGATATTTTCCTCATACATCCACTTGATTGGAAAATGCAGAAAGTCAATGGAGGGGAGACACAAATTTATACAGACGTGTGTTCCACATCTGCTCGCACTGATCAATGTGACTCTTGCTTTGCTGTTTGATGTACTTTACAGCCGTTATGGCTCAAAGAGTTTGCCGCAAGGAGTCCGTAACTTCATGGCACTGGAATTCCTCCTCATACCCCCTATTttaaatcctgttatttacggATTAAATCTAACGGCACTACGGAAGCAAGTCATGagagtgtttttaaaaaaaacaagtggGAATATCTAA
- the LOC130565225 gene encoding olfactory receptor 52K1-like: MENGTMPSYFYFTLFKEFVHLRYFILIVTLLVYFVIVLFNVIILYVVFKERSLHEPMYILITCLSVNDHYGSTGFFPKIIIDILSDTNVISRSACFVQIYIIYTYAISEYTILTLMAYDRYVAICHPLKYHRLMNSKVTTLYMGIASLYGMFSMGLVIFLTARLPLCGTDIARLYCSTWSVVRLSCGVSTSNNNIIGLFVATTTVFLPAFFILYTYVRILIICQKSSKEFRGKALQTCLPHIISFVNYSVASFCDIALSRLDSDKYRIAALVFSVEFLVFPPVCNPLIYGLNLPEIRKHILCLLRRSKIAHVPE, translated from the coding sequence ATGGAGAATGGAACCATgccttcatatttttatttcactttgttCAAGGAATTTGTTCACCTCAGATATTTCATCCTAATAGTGAcacttttagtttattttgtaattgtattatttaatgtcattattttatatgttgtgtttaAGGAAAGAAGTCTTCATGAACCAATGTACATATTAATaacttgtctgtctgtcaatgACCACTATGGCTCAACTGGTTTCTTTCCTAAAATAATAATTGATATCCTTTCTGATACAAATGTTATTTCCAGGTCAGCGTGCTTTGTTCagatatatataatttatacataCGCAATATCTGAATACACTATATTAACTCTGATGGCGTATGATAGATATGTTGCCATTTGTCATCCTTTAAAATATCACAGACTTATGAACTCAAAAGTAACAACACTGTACATGGGAATAGCATCACTTTATGGGATGTTTTCTATGGgccttgttatttttttaacagcTAGATTGCCTTTGTGTGGGACTGACATAGCCAGACTTTACTGTTCCACCTGGTCTGTGGTTCGACTCTCTTGTGGGGTTTCAACTTCGAATAACAACATTATTGGATTGTTTGTGGCAACAACAACAGTTTTTCTGCctgcctttttcattttatacaCGTATGTCAgaattttgattatttgtcAGAAAAGCTCCAAAGAATTTAGAGGCAAAGCATTGCAAACGTGTCTTCCTCACATTATAAGCTTTGTTAACTACTCTGTGGCATCCTTTTGTGATATTGCTTTAAGTCGACTGGATTCAGACAAGTACAGGATTGCTGCTTTAGTTTTTTCAGTGGAATTTCTTGTTTTTCCACCTGTTTGCAATCCTCTCATTTATGGCTTAAACTTGCCAGAAATACGCAAACATATTTTGTGCTTGCTTCGACGGTCAAAAATTGCCCATGTTCCTGAGTAA
- the LOC130565171 gene encoding olfactory receptor 51I2-like, with protein MENQTYFYFMLFERLGHMRYASFSLGFVLYCVIIFLNALIILAVCLERTLHQPMYILISCLSINSVYGTAAFFPRVLTDLLSNTNIISFNACLLQTFVIFSYTANEFAILMLMAFDRFVAISKPLEYHNIITLRVLTALIVIHCTFPMFCLSISVLLTSRLKMCDNKLWKVYCHNYEIVKLSCANTLISNIWGILLLIVTCVVPLILILYSYVRILIVCHRSSSQFKSKAYQTCIPHIVILLNFSVAIVSEITLSRFVNLEMPIGLSVLISLEFIVVPPILNPLVYALNFTDIRKKIICLMKASR; from the coding sequence ATGGAAAATCAAACATATTTTTACTTCATGTTGTTTGAAAGGCTTGGACATATGCGATATGCTTCGTTCAGTTTGGGGTTTGTTTTATACTGTGTcattatattccttaatgcactTATTATTCTTGCAGTATGTCTGGAAAGGACGTTGCACCAGCCCATGTACATTCTGATTTCATGTTTGTCCATTAACTCTGTGTATGGTACAGCTGCCTTTTTTCCCAGGGTACTGACAGACTTGCTGTCTAATACAAACATAATTTCCTTTAACGCGTGTCTCTTGCAgacttttgttattttctcaTATACAGCAAATGAGTTTGCAATATTAATGCTAATGGCATTTGACAGATTTGTGGCAATCAGCAAACCTTTAGAATATCATAACATAATAACTTTGAGGGTTCTTACAGCTTTAATCGTCATACACTGCACTTTTCCAATGTTTTGTCTTAGTATCTCTGTTCTTTTGACTTCTAGACTGAAAATGTGTGATAATAAATTGTGGAAGGTGTACTGCCACAATTATGAAATTGTTAAGCTCTCTTGTGCAAACACTTTAATTAGTAACATTTGGGGTATTCTTTTATTGATTGTAACTTGTGTTGTTccattaattttaatattatattcataTGTTAGAATTCTTATCGTTTGTCATAGAAGCTCATCACAGTTCAAGAGCAAAGCTTATCAAACTTGTATTCCACACATAGTTATCCTTTTAAATTTCTCAGTTGCCATTGTTTCTGAGATCACCTTAAGCCGGTTTGTGAATTTAGAAATGCCAATAGGGCTGTCTGTCCTTATTTCATTAGAGTTTATTGTTGTACCACCCATCCTCAACCCACTTGTTTATGCGTTAAACTTTACTGATATTCGCAAAAAGATTATTTGCCTCATGAAAGCATCCAGGtag